One window from the genome of Arcobacter sp. CECT 8986 encodes:
- the fliM gene encoding flagellar motor switch protein FliM — protein MAEFLSQDEIDALLDIAEQGEDIDTTVEEKPISKEKNYSIYDFKKPNRISNEQFKAFSTLHDKMLRDLITDLSAMLRKIVDIKLYSIEQMTYGEFILSIPQLTSLNTLSIKPLEGRIVIECNPGISHKIIAELLGSGAVAASDNLDRELTEIEVEIFDHFYRMFVKHMYRAWDEVTTLNFKIESRDTNANAIQIISDHEIVLLVVLEITIDEESGFLSICYPISYIEQLLNKIVERIFSEGKNRKISRKRDITTLISGAKMHVEAIMAETEMYVEDILNIKKGDVIVFNKNATSSSSKVYINRKEKFVGLSGLSNNRKAVQIESNIDHEKQETLEILRIMREDREQKAKETNANIKRLLAEKGVY, from the coding sequence ATGGCTGAGTTTTTAAGTCAAGATGAAATTGATGCTCTATTAGATATTGCCGAACAGGGCGAAGATATCGACACAACTGTCGAAGAAAAGCCAATATCTAAAGAAAAAAACTATTCAATATACGATTTTAAAAAGCCAAATAGAATCTCTAATGAGCAATTTAAAGCATTCTCAACACTTCATGATAAGATGTTAAGAGATTTAATTACAGATCTTTCTGCAATGCTTAGAAAAATTGTAGATATAAAATTATACTCTATTGAGCAGATGACATATGGGGAATTTATACTTTCTATTCCTCAATTAACTTCACTAAATACTCTATCAATAAAACCTTTAGAAGGAAGAATTGTAATTGAGTGTAACCCAGGTATTTCACATAAGATTATTGCAGAACTTCTAGGTAGTGGTGCAGTTGCAGCAAGTGATAATTTAGATAGAGAACTAACAGAAATAGAAGTTGAAATATTTGATCACTTTTATAGAATGTTTGTAAAACATATGTATAGAGCATGGGATGAAGTAACAACACTTAACTTTAAAATTGAATCAAGAGATACAAATGCAAATGCTATTCAAATTATCTCTGACCATGAAATTGTTTTACTTGTTGTACTTGAGATAACAATTGATGAAGAATCAGGATTTTTATCAATTTGTTACCCTATTTCATATATTGAACAACTTTTAAATAAAATTGTTGAAAGAATCTTCTCAGAAGGTAAAAATAGAAAAATAAGTAGAAAAAGAGATATTACTACACTTATTTCTGGTGCAAAAATGCATGTTGAAGCAATTATGGCAGAAACAGAAATGTATGTTGAAGATATATTAAATATAAAAAAAGGTGATGTAATAGTATTTAATAAAAATGCAACATCTTCTTCTTCAAAAGTATATATAAACAGAAAAGAGAAATTTGTAGGATTATCAGGCTTATCAAACAATAGAAAAGCTGTTCAAATTGAGTCTAATATTGACCACGAAAAACAAGAAACACTTGAAATACTAAGAATTATGAGAGAAGATAGGGAACAAAAAGCAAAAGAGACAAATGCTAATATCAAACGTCTTCTTGCTGAAAAAGGTGTGTATTAA
- a CDS encoding flagellar basal body P-ring protein FlgI, with protein sequence MKNIVAILLFLTSTIFAQTIKDISNVVGIRDNQLIGYGLVVGLAGTGDKSQFTMQSLQNLLRNSYIKIPTSSIKSKNIAAVMVTAKLPAFSRQGDKIKIKVSAIGDAKSIDHGQLLLTQLKGVDGNVYALGQGTIIADLNNLTTGFIYDGATIENEVEYDLKDESMITLSLKKSSAKHAFAIENKINKRFGKNIAVAEDTRTINVKKPNDMSMVKFLSIVQNIKLDDSFKKKIIIDINREIIIAGADIKIEPVTISRDNFTLRVKKSPLTNEQWNDNAINKGVDIGDEVKIGNQPVVNIDNALINTKSAPTVSDLMRAMKIMKLPITDIIETIKLIKDLGSIDAEVEIRGQ encoded by the coding sequence TTGAAAAACATCGTTGCTATTTTACTATTTTTAACATCAACAATTTTTGCACAAACAATAAAAGACATCTCTAATGTTGTAGGAATTAGGGATAACCAATTAATCGGATATGGATTAGTGGTAGGTCTTGCAGGAACTGGTGACAAGAGCCAATTTACGATGCAATCACTGCAAAATTTACTTAGAAATTCATATATTAAAATTCCTACATCTTCAATTAAATCAAAAAATATAGCAGCTGTTATGGTAACAGCAAAATTGCCTGCTTTTTCAAGACAAGGTGACAAAATAAAGATAAAAGTTTCAGCTATTGGAGATGCTAAATCTATTGACCATGGGCAATTACTTTTAACTCAACTAAAAGGTGTTGATGGTAATGTTTATGCTTTAGGACAAGGTACAATTATTGCAGATTTAAATAACCTTACAACAGGTTTTATTTATGATGGTGCTACAATTGAAAATGAAGTTGAGTATGATTTAAAAGATGAAAGTATGATTACTCTAAGTTTGAAAAAAAGTAGTGCAAAACATGCCTTTGCAATTGAGAACAAAATAAATAAAAGATTTGGTAAAAATATTGCTGTTGCAGAAGATACAAGAACAATAAATGTAAAAAAACCAAATGATATGTCAATGGTTAAATTTTTATCTATTGTTCAAAATATAAAACTTGATGATTCATTTAAGAAAAAAATCATCATAGATATTAATAGAGAGATAATTATTGCAGGTGCTGATATTAAAATTGAACCAGTTACAATTTCAAGAGATAATTTCACATTAAGAGTAAAAAAATCTCCACTTACAAATGAACAGTGGAATGACAATGCAATAAATAAAGGTGTTGACATTGGAGATGAAGTAAAAATAGGAAATCAACCTGTTGTTAACATTGACAATGCATTAATAAATACAAAAAGTGCTCCAACAGTTTCTGATTTGATGAGAGCAATGAAAATTATGAAATTACCAATTACAGATATAATTGAGACTATAAAACTTATAAAAGATTTAGGTTCAATTGATGCTGAAGTTGAAATAAGAGGACAATAA
- a CDS encoding ammonium transporter codes for MENFADVKYILDGFLFVFAGILVMWMAAGFAMLEAGLTRTKNNATVLTKNIALFAISCIMFYFIGYNFMYGDGSAFIGTGAMLSGKTNEAMGYPVMADFFFQVVFVATAASVISGTIAERMKLWPFLIFTVVLSGVIYPIQGHWTWGGTELGGVIAGFSDFAGSTIVHSVGGWAALAGVLILGARKGKYGKDGQVRPIPGSNLTLATLGTFILWMGWFGFNGGSQLALGSKADIDGIAMVVADTNMAAAAGAVAAAILTQLIYKKVDLTMVLNGALAGLVSCTAGPDLGMVVAFIEGIVGGALVVVAVPFWDKLKIDDPVGALSVHLVAGIWGTLAVGIFNPEVTFFAQLKGVVVIGIFVFVSSFIVWKILDMVMGLRVDEETEVNGLDIHETGLEAYPEFKRS; via the coding sequence ATGGAAAATTTTGCTGATGTAAAATATATATTAGATGGATTCCTATTCGTATTCGCAGGAATTCTTGTTATGTGGATGGCAGCTGGTTTCGCTATGTTAGAAGCTGGATTAACTAGAACAAAAAATAATGCAACTGTTTTAACAAAAAATATTGCTTTATTTGCAATCTCTTGTATTATGTTCTATTTTATTGGGTATAACTTTATGTATGGTGATGGTTCAGCTTTCATTGGTACAGGAGCAATGTTATCAGGTAAAACAAATGAAGCGATGGGTTACCCTGTGATGGCAGACTTCTTTTTCCAAGTAGTATTTGTTGCAACTGCTGCATCAGTTATTTCAGGAACAATTGCAGAAAGAATGAAATTATGGCCTTTCTTAATCTTTACAGTAGTATTAAGTGGTGTAATTTATCCAATTCAAGGTCACTGGACATGGGGTGGAACTGAATTAGGTGGAGTAATAGCAGGATTTTCTGACTTTGCTGGTTCTACAATTGTTCACTCTGTTGGTGGATGGGCTGCTCTTGCTGGTGTACTTATTTTAGGAGCAAGAAAAGGTAAATATGGTAAAGATGGACAAGTAAGACCAATTCCAGGTTCAAACTTAACATTAGCTACACTTGGTACATTCATTTTATGGATGGGATGGTTCGGATTTAATGGTGGTTCTCAATTAGCATTAGGTTCTAAAGCTGATATTGATGGAATTGCAATGGTTGTTGCTGATACAAATATGGCTGCTGCTGCTGGTGCTGTTGCTGCTGCTATTTTAACTCAACTTATTTATAAAAAAGTTGATTTAACAATGGTATTAAATGGTGCTTTAGCTGGTTTAGTTTCTTGTACTGCAGGACCTGATTTAGGAATGGTAGTTGCATTTATTGAAGGTATCGTTGGTGGTGCTTTAGTTGTTGTTGCAGTTCCTTTCTGGGATAAATTAAAAATTGACGATCCAGTAGGTGCTTTATCTGTTCACTTAGTTGCAGGTATCTGGGGAACATTAGCTGTAGGTATTTTTAACCCTGAAGTTACATTCTTCGCACAATTAAAAGGTGTAGTAGTTATTGGTATCTTTGTTTTTGTATCATCATTTATTGTATGGAAAATCCTTGATATGGTTATGGGATTAAGAGTTGATGAAGAGACTGAAGTAAATGGATTAGATATTCACGAAACAGGTTTAGAAGCTTATCCAGAATTCAAAAGATCATAA
- a CDS encoding ammonium transporter, with translation MELGSISYIIDTLFAIFAMVLIIFMVPGFAMLEAGLVRTKNVTAVLTINTLIYCVASMAFLLVGYSIAFGDFGSDSMSKWAAFLFQMAFVGKVVNIMSGGVSERAKVIPLTIFTVVMAAIIYPLIVNVSWGSNFLEGTFLELSMYDLAGSTVIHSTGGWALLAAILVIGARHGRYTKDGAIRVIPASNIPLVTLGALILWIGWFGFNGGSVGSIASKENADAVALTILNTNTAGLSGAIIVSIIMYLKYKKLDLTMILNGALGGLVAITAGPDLYDIHTPILIGAIGGALVVFAVSFFDRLRIDDPVGALSVHLVNGIWGTLAVGIFASNGDSITLLGQIKGIFVVGIFAFVSSYIVLFIINKIIPLRASHDEEVQGLDVEECGLEAYPEFKRAF, from the coding sequence ATGGAATTAGGTTCAATTTCTTATATAATTGATACACTTTTTGCAATCTTTGCAATGGTGTTAATTATTTTTATGGTTCCTGGTTTTGCTATGTTAGAAGCAGGACTTGTAAGAACAAAAAATGTGACTGCAGTATTAACTATCAATACATTAATTTATTGTGTTGCCTCAATGGCTTTTTTATTAGTTGGGTATTCTATAGCATTTGGTGATTTTGGTAGTGATAGTATGAGTAAATGGGCTGCATTTCTATTTCAAATGGCATTTGTAGGAAAAGTTGTAAATATTATGAGTGGAGGAGTTAGTGAAAGAGCTAAAGTAATTCCTTTAACAATATTTACAGTAGTAATGGCTGCAATAATATATCCTTTGATTGTAAATGTATCATGGGGAAGTAATTTCTTAGAAGGTACATTTTTAGAACTTAGTATGTATGATTTAGCTGGTTCAACTGTTATTCATAGTACAGGTGGATGGGCTTTACTTGCTGCTATTTTAGTAATTGGTGCAAGACATGGAAGATATACAAAAGATGGAGCAATTAGAGTAATCCCTGCTTCAAATATTCCATTAGTTACATTAGGTGCATTGATTTTATGGATAGGTTGGTTTGGATTTAATGGTGGAAGTGTAGGTTCAATTGCAAGTAAAGAGAATGCAGATGCAGTTGCTTTAACTATCTTAAATACAAATACAGCAGGTTTATCAGGTGCAATTATCGTATCAATTATTATGTATTTAAAATACAAAAAATTAGATTTAACTATGATTTTAAATGGTGCTTTAGGTGGTTTAGTTGCAATTACTGCAGGTCCTGATTTATATGATATTCATACTCCAATATTAATTGGTGCTATTGGTGGAGCATTAGTTGTATTTGCCGTATCATTTTTTGATAGATTAAGAATAGATGATCCAGTTGGTGCATTATCAGTTCATCTAGTAAATGGAATTTGGGGAACATTAGCAGTTGGTATTTTTGCAAGTAATGGAGATAGTATTACACTATTAGGACAAATTAAAGGTATATTTGTAGTAGGTATATTTGCTTTTGTTTCTTCATATATTGTATTATTTATTATAAATAAAATTATTCCATTAAGAGCTAGCCATGATGAAGAAGTACAAGGATTAGATGTAGAAGAGTGTGGTCTTGAAGCATATCCAGAATTTAAAAGAGCATTTTAA
- a CDS encoding flagellar basal body-associated FliL family protein, whose amino-acid sequence MAEEENSAPAKSGGKGLMIVLIVLVVILLLAVGAMGYFMMTKGSLSDNKQQAAQEQKESSETQDSFKASINDLVLNITNSRGREKLMKLSFTVKSIEPTIEQIVEDHKPEIVDIVISQISARSSEELLTVGGKALLKEELIDEINSIINEVTASNDDIKKDSIKNLYFTTFVIK is encoded by the coding sequence ATGGCAGAAGAAGAAAATAGTGCACCAGCGAAGAGTGGCGGAAAAGGACTAATGATTGTCTTAATCGTTTTAGTTGTTATACTATTACTTGCTGTAGGTGCGATGGGTTATTTTATGATGACAAAAGGGTCTTTATCAGATAACAAACAACAAGCTGCTCAAGAACAAAAAGAGAGTTCAGAAACACAAGATAGTTTTAAAGCTTCAATTAATGATTTAGTATTGAATATAACTAATTCTAGGGGTAGAGAGAAGTTAATGAAACTATCTTTTACTGTAAAAAGTATAGAGCCTACAATTGAGCAAATTGTTGAAGATCATAAACCAGAGATTGTTGATATTGTAATCTCTCAAATTAGTGCAAGAAGTTCAGAAGAGTTATTAACTGTTGGTGGTAAGGCACTTCTAAAGGAAGAGTTGATAGATGAAATTAACTCTATAATAAATGAAGTAACAGCATCAAATGATGACATTAAAAAAGATAGTATAAAAAATCTTTACTTCACTACTTTTGTAATTAAATAA
- a CDS encoding flagellar hook-associated protein FlgK has product MLNSLNVAQTGLAAAKIAVENVSNNIANENTPGYKRRVIDQSELPQIDSRFYGRGVEASSAYRITSTFMSQSLLGGTTKEAYFNEKGQMLGDIETIFKETDESGISKDLNRYLESLENLRGSPTSEIYKSDVATHASLLVDNLKTAYTDIEKAEALTKDSMQENVDTINQILQEIGKVNEQIGQTKTASNDLLDKRDQLELNLSQYVDMSSEVKNGTYTLKIGNVVAIGNNTVVRDITVEDSYSPQQDRFINDDAVSSSILNGITFDNEDTITYKLNNTDEVSIQYGEGIDTDGDGNPDFTVDETNYVRALVSKINNDPQLSKTITAYNGTYEQLDDGSKVTNDSLDNFLLIESNTPGEVGKFTGRIFVSEQTDVTDATTITNKASIFKNEYQSNEGENSVQIYSADAPINLSSGILKAQSENLTTDSPNNKFNVYKDKLDAFAQTLSDITDKYVKTGVDTYVSGEISTDNYMGTQDQIQSIGLFSGGNIKTLTFNNDVLDNLNQADLDYLASLQWKEDISFEGYGQDTPGNKATSFAEYYQDVRVTISSDKETADTQLTTQKAVKESIQSSYDELVKVDKDEEMLNLIKFQAAYTANAKIVTVVDEMLQTLLGMKS; this is encoded by the coding sequence ATGCTAAATTCTTTGAATGTAGCCCAAACTGGTTTAGCAGCTGCAAAAATTGCAGTTGAGAATGTTTCTAATAATATAGCTAATGAGAATACTCCTGGGTATAAAAGAAGAGTAATTGACCAATCTGAATTACCTCAGATAGATTCTAGATTTTATGGTAGGGGTGTAGAAGCAAGTAGTGCATATAGAATCACATCTACATTTATGTCTCAGAGTTTATTAGGTGGAACAACTAAAGAGGCTTATTTTAATGAAAAAGGTCAAATGCTTGGAGATATTGAAACAATCTTTAAAGAGACAGATGAAAGTGGTATCTCAAAAGATTTAAATAGATATCTTGAATCTTTAGAAAATTTAAGAGGAAGTCCAACTTCTGAAATATATAAATCAGATGTTGCTACACATGCATCTCTTCTTGTAGATAATCTTAAAACTGCATATACAGATATTGAAAAAGCAGAAGCATTAACAAAAGATTCGATGCAAGAAAATGTTGATACAATAAATCAAATTTTACAAGAAATAGGTAAAGTAAATGAACAAATAGGGCAAACAAAAACTGCTTCAAATGATTTATTGGATAAAAGAGACCAATTAGAATTAAATTTATCTCAATATGTAGATATGAGTTCAGAAGTTAAAAATGGAACTTATACATTAAAAATTGGAAATGTTGTAGCAATTGGTAATAATACTGTTGTAAGAGATATTACAGTAGAGGATTCATACTCTCCACAACAAGATAGATTTATAAATGATGATGCTGTATCTAGTTCTATATTAAATGGAATTACGTTTGACAATGAAGATACAATTACTTATAAATTGAATAATACAGATGAAGTAAGTATTCAGTATGGAGAAGGAATAGATACAGATGGGGATGGAAATCCAGATTTTACTGTTGATGAAACAAATTATGTAAGAGCATTAGTAAGTAAAATCAATAATGACCCTCAACTATCAAAGACTATTACAGCTTATAATGGTACATATGAACAGTTAGATGATGGTTCTAAAGTTACAAATGACTCTTTAGATAATTTTTTATTAATTGAGTCAAATACTCCAGGAGAGGTTGGAAAGTTCACAGGTAGAATTTTTGTATCTGAGCAAACAGATGTTACTGATGCAACAACTATTACAAATAAAGCAAGTATATTTAAAAATGAGTATCAAAGTAATGAGGGAGAAAATAGTGTTCAAATCTATTCTGCTGATGCGCCAATTAATTTGTCATCAGGTATTTTAAAAGCACAATCAGAGAACTTGACAACAGATTCTCCAAATAATAAATTTAATGTTTATAAAGATAAATTAGATGCTTTTGCTCAAACATTAAGTGATATTACTGATAAGTATGTAAAAACAGGTGTTGATACGTATGTAAGTGGTGAGATTTCAACAGATAATTATATGGGAACACAAGACCAGATTCAATCTATTGGACTTTTCTCAGGTGGAAATATAAAAACATTAACTTTCAATAATGATGTTCTTGATAATTTAAATCAAGCAGATTTAGATTATTTGGCATCTTTACAGTGGAAAGAGGATATCTCTTTTGAAGGGTATGGACAAGATACTCCTGGTAATAAAGCTACATCTTTTGCAGAATATTATCAAGATGTTAGGGTTACTATCTCTTCAGATAAAGAGACAGCAGATACTCAATTAACTACTCAAAAAGCAGTAAAAGAGTCTATTCAAAGTAGTTATGATGAATTAGTAAAAGTTGATAAAGATGAAGAGATGTTAAATCTTATCAAATTTCAAGCAGCATATACTGCAAATGCAAAAATAGTTACGGTTGTAGATGAAATGCTACAAACTTTATTAGGTATGAAAAGTTAA
- a CDS encoding Fis family transcriptional regulator, with protein MEDFIAVSPNSKEILNSAKLLQSVNIHALIFGEIGVGKKTLAKYIVPEARLFTPHELQRDITDGVLSLNKESIVIDKIEHITNVDLLLSWIEENEIRVIATTEALSLNNKLNDIFSITLSIPPLSQREDDLKLLTQKFSNEASQVLRSEKIVPSKLMLNTSKNAHSLRKSIYFSYLFETIGEDEILMFLENYMLTNLEGDNSYKDFLYLFEVPLLKASKKKYKSQVQMAKHLGLNRITLRKKLDIHKELLL; from the coding sequence ATGGAAGATTTTATTGCAGTATCACCTAATTCAAAAGAGATTTTAAATTCAGCTAAACTTTTACAATCAGTAAATATTCATGCTTTAATTTTTGGAGAAATAGGTGTTGGGAAAAAGACTTTAGCCAAGTACATTGTGCCAGAAGCAAGACTTTTTACTCCACATGAGTTACAAAGAGATATTACAGATGGCGTTTTATCACTAAATAAAGAATCAATTGTTATTGATAAAATAGAGCATATTACAAATGTTGATTTATTACTATCTTGGATAGAAGAAAATGAGATAAGAGTAATTGCCACAACTGAAGCTTTATCTTTAAATAACAAACTAAACGATATATTCTCTATTACTCTAAGTATTCCTCCTTTATCTCAAAGAGAAGATGATTTAAAACTATTAACACAGAAATTCTCAAATGAAGCAAGTCAAGTATTAAGAAGTGAAAAAATTGTTCCATCTAAATTAATGCTAAATACAAGTAAAAATGCCCATAGTTTAAGAAAATCAATCTATTTTTCATACCTATTTGAAACAATTGGTGAAGATGAGATTTTGATGTTTTTAGAAAACTATATGCTTACAAATCTTGAAGGTGATAACTCATACAAAGATTTCTTATATCTATTTGAAGTACCTTTATTAAAAGCTTCAAAGAAAAAATATAAATCACAAGTTCAAATGGCTAAACATCTTGGATTAAATAGAATAACTCTAAGAAAAAAACTAGATATTCATAAAGAGTTATTATTATGA
- a CDS encoding flagellar basal body L-ring protein FlgH translates to MKIISLALTSLSVCVLFSGCIATEEKLDFTQPKMQLPKPVVKPAERKKGSLYTRKGPSLFADKKDLQIGDIIQIQIDESLTSDTKNKRELTREDDTSLGGGLLTPMNGNTLGGTVSKIANKFNRVAGVSFNSTNDSTNNGEAKTTLDESFSTTISAIIEQTYQNGNYYIKGNKQLLIDGQKQELIITGVIRPYDITPENSVSSSQIANLKILYVKNGEEKDVMHTPWGTRLLQKIWPF, encoded by the coding sequence ATGAAAATAATTAGTTTAGCATTAACAAGTTTATCTGTTTGTGTTCTTTTCTCTGGTTGTATTGCAACTGAAGAAAAACTAGATTTTACTCAACCTAAAATGCAACTTCCAAAACCAGTTGTAAAACCTGCTGAAAGAAAAAAAGGTTCTTTATATACTAGAAAAGGGCCTTCTTTATTTGCAGATAAAAAAGATTTACAAATTGGAGATATAATTCAAATTCAAATTGATGAGTCTTTAACTTCTGATACAAAAAATAAAAGAGAATTAACAAGAGAAGATGATACAAGTTTAGGTGGAGGACTTTTAACACCTATGAATGGAAATACTCTTGGCGGAACTGTTAGTAAAATTGCTAATAAATTTAATAGAGTTGCTGGAGTTAGTTTTAATTCAACAAATGATAGTACAAATAATGGTGAAGCAAAAACTACACTAGATGAATCTTTTTCAACTACAATTTCTGCTATAATAGAACAAACATATCAAAATGGTAATTATTATATCAAAGGAAATAAGCAATTATTAATTGATGGTCAAAAACAAGAATTGATAATTACAGGGGTAATTAGACCATACGATATAACACCAGAAAATAGCGTTTCCTCTTCGCAAATAGCTAATTTAAAAATATTATATGTTAAAAATGGTGAGGAAAAAGATGTAATGCATACTCCTTGGGGTACAAGACTATTACAAAAAATCTGGCCTTTTTAA
- a CDS encoding flagellar biosynthetic protein FliQ — protein sequence MEMDLIGIAENTVKIILILGMPSLIVSMVIGLLISIFQAVTQVSDASLSFVPKIIFVSIFVLISLPWMGDHIVTYAHDLWDIMLVFGK from the coding sequence ATGGAAATGGATTTAATTGGAATTGCTGAGAACACAGTAAAAATAATTTTGATATTAGGTATGCCTTCGCTTATTGTAAGTATGGTTATTGGTCTATTAATATCAATTTTTCAAGCAGTTACTCAGGTTTCTGATGCATCTTTATCTTTTGTTCCTAAAATAATATTTGTTTCGATATTTGTACTGATTTCGTTGCCTTGGATGGGTGATCATATAGTAACTTATGCCCATGATTTATGGGATATAATGTTAGTTTTTGGGAAATAA
- a CDS encoding P-II family nitrogen regulator has protein sequence MKRVEAIIKPFKLEDVKDALSEAGITGMTVSDVKGYGRQQGHSELYRGAEYVVDFLPKIKIELVIADDEVDNIISIITDSAKTGKIGDGKIFVSSVEKVVRIRTGEEDEEAI, from the coding sequence GTGAAAAGAGTAGAAGCAATTATTAAACCATTTAAACTTGAAGATGTAAAAGACGCTTTAAGTGAAGCAGGAATTACTGGTATGACAGTATCTGATGTAAAAGGATACGGAAGACAACAAGGTCACTCTGAGTTATATAGAGGTGCTGAATATGTTGTTGATTTTTTACCTAAAATAAAAATCGAATTAGTTATCGCAGATGATGAAGTTGATAATATTATATCAATAATTACTGATTCAGCAAAAACTGGAAAAATTGGAGATGGTAAAATTTTTGTTAGTTCTGTTGAAAAAGTAGTAAGAATAAGAACTGGTGAAGAAGACGAGGAAGCAATCTAA
- the pyrC gene encoding dihydroorotase, with translation MQTFVINSALDMHLHLRDEDMLKLVGPKTSNTFAGALIMPNLVPPVTTKDALLSYKDRIKQACKDDNFEPFMTLFFKNDYSYEFLNDIKDEIIGIKLYPAGITTNSENGVSSMDIETLRPTLEIMSELNIPLCVHGETNGFVMDREKEFMPIYESLALAFPKLKIIMEHITTKDAVELLDKYDNLYATVTLHHLLITLDDVAGGALKPHLFCKPIAKRYEDRSALLNAALSAHPKLMFGSDSAPHPKHKKECCGCAAGVFTSPIALQVLVELFDRYNKLENLNAFVSLNAQKIYEFKAIEKRVTLVKKEFLVPEVYEYKNENVVPMYAKESIAWSIESIE, from the coding sequence ATGCAAACCTTCGTAATTAATTCTGCTTTGGATATGCACCTTCATCTAAGAGATGAAGATATGCTAAAACTAGTAGGTCCAAAAACTTCTAATACTTTTGCTGGTGCGCTAATTATGCCAAATTTAGTGCCACCAGTTACTACAAAAGATGCTTTATTATCATATAAAGATAGAATAAAACAAGCATGTAAAGATGATAATTTTGAGCCATTTATGACTCTGTTTTTTAAAAATGACTATTCTTATGAGTTTTTAAATGATATAAAAGATGAAATAATTGGTATAAAATTATACCCTGCAGGAATTACAACAAACTCAGAAAATGGTGTTTCTTCAATGGATATAGAAACACTTCGTCCAACTTTAGAGATAATGAGTGAGTTAAATATTCCATTATGTGTTCATGGAGAAACTAATGGTTTTGTAATGGATAGAGAAAAAGAGTTTATGCCTATTTATGAATCTTTGGCATTGGCTTTTCCTAAACTAAAAATCATTATGGAACATATAACTACAAAAGATGCCGTTGAGTTATTGGATAAATATGATAACTTATATGCAACTGTTACATTACATCATCTTTTAATTACTCTTGATGATGTTGCAGGTGGAGCATTAAAACCACATCTATTTTGTAAACCAATTGCAAAAAGATATGAAGATAGAAGCGCATTACTTAATGCTGCATTGAGTGCACATCCAAAGCTTATGTTTGGAAGTGATAGTGCTCCTCATCCTAAACATAAAAAAGAGTGTTGTGGTTGTGCTGCTGGTGTATTCACTTCACCAATTGCATTACAAGTATTAGTGGAACTTTTTGATAGATATAATAAGCTGGAAAATTTAAATGCATTTGTTAGTTTAAATGCACAAAAAATTTATGAATTTAAAGCTATCGAAAAAAGAGTAACTTTAGTTAAAAAAGAGTTTTTAGTTCCTGAAGTTTATGAATATAAAAACGAAAATGTAGTTCCAATGTATGCAAAAGAAAGCATAGCTTGGAGTATAGAATCTATTGAGTAA
- a CDS encoding P-II family nitrogen regulator: protein MKKIEAIIKPFKLDDVKEALVDIGITGMTVSDVKGYGRQQGHSELYRGAEYIVDFLAKNKIEVVVNDEDVDATIKAIIEAAKTGKIGDGKIFVIPLDDVIRIRTEQKGAEAV, encoded by the coding sequence ATGAAAAAAATTGAAGCGATAATTAAACCTTTTAAATTAGATGATGTAAAAGAAGCATTAGTTGATATTGGTATAACTGGTATGACTGTATCAGATGTAAAAGGATATGGAAGACAACAAGGTCACTCTGAATTATATAGAGGTGCTGAATATATTGTTGACTTTCTAGCAAAAAATAAAATTGAAGTTGTTGTAAATGATGAAGATGTAGATGCAACAATCAAAGCTATAATCGAAGCAGCTAAAACTGGAAAAATTGGTGATGGTAAAATTTTTGTTATACCCTTAGATGATGTAATAAGAATTAGAACTGAACAAAAAGGTGCAGAAGCTGTATAA